The DNA region AAAGTTGTCGCGGTTCCGGTTTATCGACCCAGACGCAATCAGAAATTATCAAGACTACTGGCGATCGCCAACAACTCCCAGGCAAAGATCGCTCTAACCACCACCACAATTCTGACCGAGATCGAACAACGTTGGGAAGAAAACACTGAGCTTTCCCAATTGCAGATCATTGCCACAAATACGATCGACGATAATCCAGACAACTTTGCCCCCATACCGATTGAGTCCGAAGACTTAGCATTTCTGCAATATACATCCGGCTCTACAGGGACACCAAAAGGGGTAATGGTGACCCATGGCAATATCATTCATAACCAACGGTTAATCCACCAAGCCTTTGGCCATAGCGAAAATAGCGTTGGTGTTGGTTGGTTACCCCTCTTCCATGACATGGGATTAATCGGTCATGTTCTGCAACCACTTTATGTCGGCTTCCCCAGTGTATTGATGCCTCCCCTTGCCTTTTTGGCAAACCCTTTACGTTGGTTAAAGGCGATCTCCAAATACAAAGCAACAACCAGCGGTGGCCCAAACTTTGCCTATGATCTGTGTATTAACCGTATTTCTGATGAACAGCTTGCAAGCTTAGATCTATCCAGTTGGGATTTAGCCTATAGTGGCGCAGAACCAGTACGGGCGGAAACCCTAGAGAAATTTAGCCAGAAGTTCAGTGCTAGCAAGTTTAACCACAGCTCGTTTTATCCCTGCTATGGCATGGCAGAAACTACACTATTTGTCACTGGTGGCAAAAAACACCAAAGCCCTATTGTCAAAACAGTACAGCCAGAAAATCTTGTACTAAATGAATCGGCTCAAACAGCATCCCTTGCCCCATCCGAAAATATTTTTGTCGGTTGTGGTCGTCCTTATATGGATACGACAGTGGCGATCGTTGACCCGAATACCTTTACCTGTTGTCTAGATGGACAGGTCGGTGAAATTTGGGTAAGTGGTGGCAGCATTGCAGCAGGCTATTGGAACGCCCCATCAGCCACAGAAGAAACGTTCCAGGCGACTCTCGAAGAAAAAGATCATGCTTCATTTCTACGAACGGGCGATCTTGGTTTCTTTAGTCGAGGCGAGTTGTTTGTCACCGGACGTCTAAAGGATTTAATTATTATCCGCGGCAAAAATCATTATCCCCATGACATCGAATTAACAGTTCAAAAATCTCACCTGGCTTTGCGGGAAAACTGTGGCGCCGCGTTTTCCATTGACCAGAATGGGCAAGAAAGGTTGGTGATCGTACAGGAGGTTAAACGAACCTATCTGCGGGATCTGGATGTTAATGAAGTGGTGGGTGTTATCCGTAAAGCTGTTTCAGAAAGCCATGAACTGCAAGCTTATGGGGTGATTTTAATTAAAACAGGTAGTATTGCAAAAACCTCTAGTGGCAAAATCCAGCGCCATGCCTGTCGTGAGGCATTTTTAAATAATGAATTAATTGTTGTGGGGCAAAACATTTTGGGAGAAACTGGTCTCGGTGCAACAGATCCAGCAACATCAAAAGCTGCGGAAATTTCAACATTATTGACAAAGCTCTGTGAACAAATTTCGCAGGAGTTAGGGTTAGCTGCTAATACGATTCGCCCAGATCAGCAGATTGGAAGCCTCGGTTTGGACTCAATCCAAGTGATCGCCATTAAAGGTTATGTCGAAGATAATTTTGATTTAACTGTGCCAATGGAGCAATTTTTTGAAGATATTACGGTGGCGCAGTTGGCCGAAAATATTGTCGCGGAGGCGAATAAGGCCACGGATGCATGGTCCTATGAATTAGTGTCTGGTGAAAGTGCAGAGCACACTTCAGAGAATGGCAAGGTAGCATCGAATAATGGCACGGGTGACATTGATTTAGATTCTCGTCTCAGACTGGCCTTCCAAAAGGATAATGACGTTCTGCAAAAAGCACGGGACTTCGCATTACCGGATCAGCTACGAGCTCAGGGTTTATTGCCTTATTTCCGTGAGCTAGAACGAAATGAAGGTGCCACTTGTATTTTTGACGGGCGATCGCTAGTCATGTTGGGGTCAAAT from [Leptolyngbya] sp. PCC 7376 includes:
- a CDS encoding aminotransferase class I/II-fold pyridoxal phosphate-dependent enzyme — translated: MVTLPNPPRIHASLLEILGHRAQNQPDQQAYIFLQDGETESDSLTYSELDQQARAIAAHLKPWQGEQALLLYSSGLDFIKAFFGCLYAKVVAVPVYRPRRNQKLSRLLAIANNSQAKIALTTTTILTEIEQRWEENTELSQLQIIATNTIDDNPDNFAPIPIESEDLAFLQYTSGSTGTPKGVMVTHGNIIHNQRLIHQAFGHSENSVGVGWLPLFHDMGLIGHVLQPLYVGFPSVLMPPLAFLANPLRWLKAISKYKATTSGGPNFAYDLCINRISDEQLASLDLSSWDLAYSGAEPVRAETLEKFSQKFSASKFNHSSFYPCYGMAETTLFVTGGKKHQSPIVKTVQPENLVLNESAQTASLAPSENIFVGCGRPYMDTTVAIVDPNTFTCCLDGQVGEIWVSGGSIAAGYWNAPSATEETFQATLEEKDHASFLRTGDLGFFSRGELFVTGRLKDLIIIRGKNHYPHDIELTVQKSHLALRENCGAAFSIDQNGQERLVIVQEVKRTYLRDLDVNEVVGVIRKAVSESHELQAYGVILIKTGSIAKTSSGKIQRHACREAFLNNELIVVGQNILGETGLGATDPATSKAAEISTLLTKLCEQISQELGLAANTIRPDQQIGSLGLDSIQVIAIKGYVEDNFDLTVPMEQFFEDITVAQLAENIVAEANKATDAWSYELVSGESAEHTSENGKVASNNGTGDIDLDSRLRLAFQKDNDVLQKARDFALPDQLRAQGLLPYFRELERNEGATCIFDGRSLVMLGSNNYLGLTADMRVRGAAAKAALVDGPSLTGSRLLNGSTSQHRELEKKLAKFVGHEDALVFTTGYQANLGFISALMNENTTIILDSEAHACIYDGAFMSRCKVMTYQHNDLADLEKKLQQVAGKSATMVTVDGVYSMTGDIAPLPELRALCDRYGATLAVDDAHSLGVLGKTGRGTEEYFDMIGSSDILCGTFSKSLASIGGWVAAEAKVIDWIRFNGRSMLFSASIPPTSLAAASTSLDILIEEPWRVETLHKNAKYWKDSLEKLGFTVGESQTPVIKVLVGDDLKCMVFCKELLEAGVYVNSAVYPAVPRNQASLRTSVMATHTKEHLDKALTIIAEVGRKLEIIS